A segment of the Prochlorococcus marinus CUG1416 genome:
AAATCAATACCTACCTCAAAGTGAAAGTTTTTACTTTGGGCTAATTCTAATTTTGTTCCAACACCATCAGTTCCTGAAACAAGAACTGGTTTTTTAAAACTATCGATAGGAATTCTAAACAGACCTCCGAACCCACCAATACCCTCAATCACATTAGATGTATGAGTTCCCTCAACTGCCTGTTTAATTTCGGAAACAAATTCTCGCCCAGCTTCTATATCAACACCTGATGTTTTGTAATCCATGAAATAAAAATGATAGACTTTCCCTATATAGATATTCCTCCTAAGATTGCTTTTGTCCAGTAATTATTTATCAAATAGATTTATTTTTTAAAAACAAAGTGAAGAAAGTAATCATAAGGAAAACTGAAGAAATAGAAAATTGGAGGAGAAATATAAATAGTGAAATTAACTTCATTCCAACAATGGGTAATCTTCACAATGGACATATAAAACTAATCTCAACAGCAAAAAATGACAATTCTAATGTTAATTTAGTAAGTATTTTTATTAATCCACTTCAATTTGATAACAAGTTAGATTTAGAGAATTACCCTAAAACAATTGATAATGATATAAAAATCTCCTTTTCAAATGGCGCAGATGTCATCTTCATCCCAAGTAATGAAGATATATATCCACCGAATAATAAAAATATTAAATTCCTAAAAGCTCCAATAGAATTATCTTCTGCATTATGTGGATTAAATCGAATTGGACATTTTGATGGCGTTTGTACAGTAGTTTATAGATTACTTAATCTCATCAAGCCAAAAAATCTTTACTTAGGAGAAAAAGATTGGCAACAACTTTTAATTTTAAAAAATCTTGTCCTAAGAAAGAAATTAAATGTTGCTATTAAATCTATTCCTACACAAAGAGATTTTGATGGAATTCCTTTAAGTTCACGTAATTTACATTTATCAAAAAACGAAAGAAAATTGATTAGTTTTTTTTCAAGTGAGTTATTAGAAGCAAAAAGAAATTTTCAACAAGAAAAAAAGATCAATGTAAACGAAATAATTAAAAAGCTATCAGCAAAAAAAATTTCAATTGAATATTTAGAACATTTACACCCTCATACACTCCAAAAAGCAAGACTTGAGGATAATATTTCGTTACTGGCTGGTGCGATAAGATGTGGAGAGACAAGATTAATTGATCACGTTTTTCTAATGAAAAGAAGTCCGATTATTGCAATTGATGGTCCTGCAGGGTCAGGTAAAAGTACTGTAACAAAGTTAATAGCGAAGAAACTTAAACTTTTATATTTAGATACTGGAGCAATGTATAGGGCATTGAGTTGGCTTATGATAAAAGAAAGTATTGATTATAAAAAAGAAAAAAAATTACAGAATATTCTTCAAGATATATCTATTGTTTTCAAGTCGAATACAAATTCATATCAGGATGTTTATGTTAATAACTACTGTGTTACTGAAGAAATTAGGTCGCAAAAGATAAGTTCCATCGTTTCTAAAATTTCCTCAATAAAAGAAGTAAGACAATTCTTAGTAGAAGAACAAAGAAAAATTGGAGAATCAGGTGGACTTGTAGCTGAGGGAAGAGATATAGGAACTACTGTTTTTCCTCATGCAGAACTTAAAATATTTTTAACTGCTAGCATCGATGAAAGAGCAAAAAGAAGACAATCTGATAAGAATAGTAAAGACTCACAAGAAATAGACCTTAATACATTAAAAGAGCTTATAAAGAAAAGAGATTTTGAAGATTCCAATAGGGAAATTTCACCTCTAATAAAAGCGAAAGACGCAATAGAAATTATTACGGATGGATATTCAATTAATGAGGTAGTGGATAAAATTATTGATCTTTATAATGACAAAATTCCTAAAGAGACTGAGATCAAATAAATTCAAGAAATACTTTCCAAAAAACCGTTTACAGAGTCTTCTAAAATATCAAGCACATAATCGAAGCCCTCATCACCTCCAAAATATGGGTCAGGAACTTCTTGCTCATTAAAAACTGATCTAAAATCTTGTATTTTTTTAATTGATGCAAAATCAGTTGAAACTTTTCTATTTTTAAGATCTTGAATATTTCTAAAATTTGAGTTGTCCATCGCAAGAATATAGTTAAATTCGTCAAAATCTTTGCTAGTAATTTGACGAGCCCTGCTTAAGATATTTATATCTCTCCTTTCTGCCGCAATTCTCATCCTAGAGTCAGCTTTTTTTCCAATATGCCAACTCCCAGTTCCAGCAGAATCTACAATAAAGCCATCGGTTAATCCCTTCTTTTCAAGTAGACTTATAAAGATAGCTTCTGCTGCAGGAGACCTGCAAATATTTCCCAAACATACAAAAAGAACAGAAATTTTTTTCATATGATTTAAAATTTCAATAAATTATAAGCCTTTTAAGTAGTAAATAAAACTTCTTTAATTAAAGATTCAGTAAATTCTTTACCAAACAAACTCGACAACATTGGCCTTGCTGGATCGTTATCTCTTCTATATTTCAAATAATTATTTTGACCATTTATTAATTCTTTTTGCAGTTCCATATTGGCTTCTTTGCTTGCGAAAAGAATTTCCAAATACAAATCAAGATATTCCTTAAATGAGGTATAAAGCTGATTAGCAATTAAAAAATCACTTCTTTCTTCTTTAGGTAATTTGGACCAGATTACTCCTGGAGAAAAAAATCTAGCTACATCCGCAGACATTTTTTCAGCTAATGGGAGTGATGAATGACAATGATTTTTAAGTTTTATAAGTTTTTCTAATAACTCATTATTGTATTGATTGTGTATTTTTAATGAAGGCTGAAAATCTAATACTAATAAATGACTATTAGGTAGAGAAACAAAATCTACTCCAAAAAATGGGACGTTATAAATAGTATTAGGAATAATTAAAAAATTTAAAACAGAATAATTTGGACTATTTATACAAACTGCTCTTGCTAATTGAATTCTTTTTTTATGAGTTACACCCCAAGTAGAGAGATTCACATTTTTTTTTGATTTTTTTGAACCATAAGTTGAATCTTTATAAGAATATTCCGAGGGTATTATTTTTTCTAAACAGTTATATCTAATTAAATTATTAGTTAAATATTTTAGAAAATTATGCCATCTCCAATCTGACCTGTAAAAAATAGTATCTTGTATTAACATTCAATGAATAATCTCATTATTTAATGTAAAAAGAAATTTATTGATAAATTTTTTTGTCCATTGTTCTCCAAAAAAAGATTTAAACAATTTATCTGCAGGGTCTTTTTCAAAACTGTACCTATCATATTTAATTTGATTAATCTTTATTTCTTCTGCATTTAAAAATTGATTAACAGGATTAGATTTATAAATTTTCAAATAATTATTTACAAATGAATGGAATATATTATTTAAATCTCTATCAAGATTTAATTTATTTCCTCTACATATAATCACCCATGGGGAAAAATACTTTTTTGAATCATATATATTCTTCATTTTATTATTATCAAATGCAGAATATTTTTTCTTAATACTACCTAAACTTGAACAATATTTTTCAAGATACTTGCCTTCTTGAATTAAAGGTTGATAATCAAGTACTGCTAATAACTTTTGAGAAGTTCCAAACCATAAAATATCCGCTCCTAAAATAGGCATTTCACTATCAAAATTTGGATATGCGACAGTATTAAACACTTGCAATTTTTTGCCACCATCTAATCTTGTTATTCGCCACTTTCTATATTCGGGAGATGAAAAAAGCCAATTTTTAATAATATATTTTGAGTCTGCATTGTGATGTTCTTTGAATTCGCTAGATATTTGTACTTCATGACCATTTAATTCATCAATATTGGTTTTAAGGAAATCAACTAATGAATCAAACATAAATTACTAAGTCTCGGTGCTTCCTTTCCTTACTTTTTTTGTAATGTAATTAAATACAATCTTGCCTAAAACAGCAATCAAGTTACCTTCAAGCTCCTTAAACATTTTCATATTGTAAGTAAAAGCTTGATTAGCTTCATCAATAATTTGATCAGCAGTCTTTTGATTTATTGGAAGTTGATTCAAAGTAAGGGAATATTCTTCCTTGAATTTCTTTTCATCAGCAATTAATTCAAACTCATAAAAATTTAAACCATCATTTCCCTGCAAATTTAATGCTTTTTTAGCGATCCTTTTCAAAATTTGTCCCCCAGATAAATCTCCTATATAGCGAGTGTAGTGGTGACCAACCAATAGTTCTGGTGATTTTTTTGCGACCTCTCGGATTCTTTCAACGTATTCTTTTGCTGAGTGAGAAATATTAATTTCATTCATCCAGTTATCACCAAAATAAAATTTAAGATCATTTACAAGAGTTTCTTTCCTGAATAATGATTTAAAACCTATAGGTTTTATGACGGGATGTTCCTCATTGACCAGTCTTTCAATTTCTTCTTCCATAGCTTCATAAACAAAATATAAATCACTAATTAATTTTCTATAAGATTTTTTTTCAACAACTCCTTTTAAAAAACAAGCTACAAAGCCAGTATTTTCTGCCATAGTGTGGGATTTTTTTGTCCCTTCTCTTAATTGTCCTGCAAGAGCGACTGCCATATATTTTGAATTATTTTTGTCAGTGTATTTAATCTACAAGGAAAATACATAAAACAGCTAATTTTTGTTACCAGCGGATGTTGTAGAGAATAGCTTATAAAGTTCTTTACAAACCAAAAAAAGGTTATCTTTTTGTTCCTTTTGCGGTAGATGAGTGCCAGTCATTTCCCAATCACCTATGGTAGCCACTCTCCATCTCTCGGAGGGAACAATCATACCTCGCATTATTATGCCCAACAATTTCGGGACTCTGTCATTATTATCATTTTCAATTCTTAATTGTAAGAGTATTGCTCTGCATTCAATAAGAGGACTCCAACCAGGGAAATGAAACGCAAAATCAATAGTATCTTGCATGGATTCATTATTTGAATTGTCCCAGGGACTAAAGTTTACGCTTGCATCTGGAAAATATTTCCGAAACAAAGCTGCAGTAGAAGCAATTTTATTAGCTATTTCAACATTACTTACATTGGAACTCGCATTCATAAGTAGCTGAGTATTTTTTTGAAAATGACATAATTTGCTTTAACTTGCTTATTAACTACCTTTTCTTTTAATAAAGATGTTGAAATGCTGATCAATAAAGTATTCTCTATTCACATTTGACTAATAAATTTCTAGGTTTTAAAGAAAATAACTCATCGCAAATTACAATACGAGGAACTTCAATGAGTTATCTTTTATTAATTCAATGCTATGCCAAAATTTGAAAAATTAACTTTACCTAATGAAGGCGAGATAATAACTTTTAATCAAGGCAACCCTAAAGTTCCTAATAATCCAATTGTCCCATTTATTAGGGGTGATGGTACTGGAGTTGATATTTGGCCTGCTACTCAAATCGTTCTTGATTCAGCGATTAAAAAAAGCTATGGAGATGAAAGAAAAATTAATTGGTTTAAAATCTATGCAGGCGATGAAGCTTGTGAACTTTATGGAACATATAACTATCTCCCTCAAGATACTATTGAAGCAATCAGACACTTTGGTATAGCCATCAAAGGTCCTTTAACGACTCCCATCGGTGGAGGTATTAGATCTCTTAATGTTGCATTAAGGCAAATCTTTGATTTATATAGCTGTGTTAGACCATGCAAATATTATTCAGGCACTCCAAGCCCTCACAAAAATCCCCAAAATTTAGACGTTATTGTTTATAGAGAAAATACTGAGGATATCTACATGGGAATTGAATGGGAAGCGGAGGATAATAATTGTCTTGAATTAATTAATCACTTAAATAACGTTGTCATACCAAAAAGTAAAAATTTAAAAAATAGATCCATACCAAACGGATCAGGTCTTGGAATAAAACCGGTGAGTAAATCTGGCAGCCAAAGGCATATTAGAAAAGCTATTGAACATGCTAAAAGATTATCAGGAGATAAACGGCATGTGACTCTTGTACATAAAGGGAATATCATGAAATATACAGAAGGTGCATTTAGAGATTGGGGATATGAATTGGCAGTAAATGAATTTAGAGAAGATTGCATTACAGAAAGAGAAAGCTGGATTTTAGATAATATTCAGAAAAATCCAGAAATTACAATTGAAAATAATGCTCGAAAAATTGAACCAGGTTTTGACAAGCTTACGAATAACAAAAAAGCATTCATTTGCGAAGAAATTAAAGAAGTTATTGCATCAATATCAAATTCTCATGGAGATGGAAAATGGAGAGAACTTATTCTTGTTGATGATCGGATAGCTGATAGTATATTTCAACAAATTCAAACTAGACCTCAAGAATATTCAATTCTTGCAACATTAAACCTTAATGGAGACTATGTTTCCGATGCAGCTGCAGCAATTGTTGGAGGCCTAGGTATGGCTCCCGGTGCAAATATTGGAGATAATGCAGCAATTTTCGAAGCTACGCACGGTACCGCTCCAAAACATGCGGGCTTAAACAAGATTAATCCAGGCTCAGTAATTCTTAGTGGTGTAATGATGCTTGAATATTTTGGTTGGGATGAAGCAGCTAACTTAATTACTAATGGTTTAAGTAAGGCAATAGAGCAAAAAAAAGTCACCTATGATCTAGCACGCTTAATGGAACCAAAAGTAGAGCCCTTATCCTGCAGCAGTTTTGCTGAAGAAATTATCTCCAATTTCTAATTTTAAAAATTATTTTTATTTTCAAAAACTTTCCAAATATTAACCAGTGAATCTTTAGTGCCAATGTTTCCAGGATGAGTAACAATAGGAAGTTTTTCATTTTTTAGGTTATAAGTCACCACTGAAATGCCTGTTAAAATCTGTCCCTCAAGATAAACATAATCTGCATTAAGTCCATTACTAAGAATCAAATTTGTTGTTATTCCACCTTTTGAAATCAAATATCCTATTTCATACTTCAAATCTGCGACTAATTCAGCAATAAAACAAGCAAGTAAATTATAAAAATTAAATAGTTTAGAAGAATCTAAGGACATAAATTTTCTTGAAGTAAACAAAACAGGAGTTTTTCCTTTCTCAAAAGAAAATCTAATTTCTTTCAAAAATTTATTTTTAAACAAATTCCTTCGCTTCTGATTATTATCTGATGAAGTAATTTTAAAGAATTCAAAAACATCTAATTCAACTGGATTGCAATTACTTATCTCTAATAAATTATTCAATTGAATTGTTGAAAGTTCTACATAAGATCCAACAATTATCAGTCCTGGAAGAAAACTCTTTTCTTTATTTCTTATTCTTAAATTAGAGAAAAACATTTCACTCTTAGAGACACTTTCTTTCTCAGAAATTGAACTTATAAAACTTGCTGCAGTTCGAAAAAGGAATTTTTTTTGTTTAATTAATTTTTTAATTACTAAAGAAAATTTTTTTAGTTGAGAATAATTTTCTACATCTACAATTACATGTTTATTATTCTTTAAGTTCTTTAGTGTTTTGAAAACAATATTATTCTCTTCATCATTTAGCATTTCGATATCTGACAATAAAAGATTTTGAATATCTTCAAAATTTATTTGCGATTTACTCTGCTGAAATAAAAGATTCTTGACATTACTTGTCTCATATCCAAAAATTTTATCTTTTGCAAAAATTGTTTGACTAATAGGTGTTTTGTCAACAAAATGTGATCCATTAATTGTTAATCTTTTACCCTCTATGAAAGCTGGAATATGAAAAGTAGCATCACAAGGACCTAAGCAACTATTTAGGACATTTGGCTCTAAAAAGTTATGTCCCCTAAGAGTAGAGTCTCCTCTACTTATAAAAATAATTTCTTCTTTATAAGCTAGAGAAGCTATAACGGTCTTAAGATTTGTGCAAATTTCCTCTATTGTTAATTTCGCATCATTTTCCGATAGTGACCTTGTATTAGCCAAAATAAAAAATAAATTAGATTTAGATTCAAAACCTTTGACTAAAGTTGAGCAGTCCCACTTAATAAGTAATAAGCAATCGTGAACAGTTTGAGAGCCTGTGGGGTCATCATCTATAACGACTAATTTCATAAGTATTTCATAATTACTTAAGAGAATTTATTTGTATTGAGGCATTTAACCTTTTACTATCATTTGAAGGAATCATAATGTTTCTAAATCCATCAACAAAAGAATTTCGGGGACTAGTCCAAGGTTCGAGACAGATCATTCTTCTTGGAGGATCACTCCAAATAACGCCTAAATCAAAAGGATATGGATGATTTAAAGTTACCTCTCTGTTAAAAACTTTATCGCGAAAAGAGCTTCTACCGGAAGTATACATAAGTAGATCAACTCCTAAATTAATTTTGTTTAATTCATCTAAAGTATTACTTATAATGTTTCTTTCTTGATCATGACAATTACGTGGATTATCAATAAACTCTAAATTTTTGAAATCTGAAACATTAAAATAAGGATGCAAACCAAAATTTATAGGCATAGCGTTGTCTGTTTTATTATAAATCGTAATTTCAAATTCTAAACAATTAATTTTTAAGTTAACTTCAATTCTTAGTTCGAAATCGAAAGGATAATATTTTTTAGTTTTTTTAGATTCATTTAAAAATAAGCATAAAGATTTTTCATGGTCATTAAATGAGTGTTGCCATTGCAAATCCCTAGCGAAACCATGTTGTGTTAGTTGCAAATACTCTTTTCCAAATACTGAAGTAGAGGTATTGAGATTTCCACAAATGGGGAACAAGATAGGAATGCCTCCCCTAATACTTTTTGTCTTATCCATGAATCTTTTTTCATCGAAATAAAGTATCTCTTTACCATCCGAAATCCAATT
Coding sequences within it:
- a CDS encoding bifunctional pantoate--beta-alanine ligase/(d)CMP kinase translates to MKKVIIRKTEEIENWRRNINSEINFIPTMGNLHNGHIKLISTAKNDNSNVNLVSIFINPLQFDNKLDLENYPKTIDNDIKISFSNGADVIFIPSNEDIYPPNNKNIKFLKAPIELSSALCGLNRIGHFDGVCTVVYRLLNLIKPKNLYLGEKDWQQLLILKNLVLRKKLNVAIKSIPTQRDFDGIPLSSRNLHLSKNERKLISFFSSELLEAKRNFQQEKKINVNEIIKKLSAKKISIEYLEHLHPHTLQKARLEDNISLLAGAIRCGETRLIDHVFLMKRSPIIAIDGPAGSGKSTVTKLIAKKLKLLYLDTGAMYRALSWLMIKESIDYKKEKKLQNILQDISIVFKSNTNSYQDVYVNNYCVTEEIRSQKISSIVSKISSIKEVRQFLVEEQRKIGESGGLVAEGRDIGTTVFPHAELKIFLTASIDERAKRRQSDKNSKDSQEIDLNTLKELIKKRDFEDSNREISPLIKAKDAIEIITDGYSINEVVDKIIDLYNDKIPKETEIK
- a CDS encoding low molecular weight protein-tyrosine-phosphatase, translating into MKKISVLFVCLGNICRSPAAEAIFISLLEKKGLTDGFIVDSAGTGSWHIGKKADSRMRIAAERRDINILSRARQITSKDFDEFNYILAMDNSNFRNIQDLKNRKVSTDFASIKKIQDFRSVFNEQEVPDPYFGGDEGFDYVLDILEDSVNGFLESIS
- a CDS encoding phycoerythrobilin:ferredoxin oxidoreductase, whose protein sequence is MLIQDTIFYRSDWRWHNFLKYLTNNLIRYNCLEKIIPSEYSYKDSTYGSKKSKKNVNLSTWGVTHKKRIQLARAVCINSPNYSVLNFLIIPNTIYNVPFFGVDFVSLPNSHLLVLDFQPSLKIHNQYNNELLEKLIKLKNHCHSSLPLAEKMSADVARFFSPGVIWSKLPKEERSDFLIANQLYTSFKEYLDLYLEILFASKEANMELQKELINGQNNYLKYRRDNDPARPMLSSLFGKEFTESLIKEVLFTT
- a CDS encoding 15,16-dihydrobiliverdin:ferredoxin oxidoreductase — translated: MFDSLVDFLKTNIDELNGHEVQISSEFKEHHNADSKYIIKNWLFSSPEYRKWRITRLDGGKKLQVFNTVAYPNFDSEMPILGADILWFGTSQKLLAVLDYQPLIQEGKYLEKYCSSLGSIKKKYSAFDNNKMKNIYDSKKYFSPWVIICRGNKLNLDRDLNNIFHSFVNNYLKIYKSNPVNQFLNAEEIKINQIKYDRYSFEKDPADKLFKSFFGEQWTKKFINKFLFTLNNEIIH
- a CDS encoding heme oxygenase (biliverdin-producing) — its product is MAVALAGQLREGTKKSHTMAENTGFVACFLKGVVEKKSYRKLISDLYFVYEAMEEEIERLVNEEHPVIKPIGFKSLFRKETLVNDLKFYFGDNWMNEINISHSAKEYVERIREVAKKSPELLVGHHYTRYIGDLSGGQILKRIAKKALNLQGNDGLNFYEFELIADEKKFKEEYSLTLNQLPINQKTADQIIDEANQAFTYNMKMFKELEGNLIAVLGKIVFNYITKKVRKGSTET
- a CDS encoding NADP-dependent isocitrate dehydrogenase; this translates as MPKFEKLTLPNEGEIITFNQGNPKVPNNPIVPFIRGDGTGVDIWPATQIVLDSAIKKSYGDERKINWFKIYAGDEACELYGTYNYLPQDTIEAIRHFGIAIKGPLTTPIGGGIRSLNVALRQIFDLYSCVRPCKYYSGTPSPHKNPQNLDVIVYRENTEDIYMGIEWEAEDNNCLELINHLNNVVIPKSKNLKNRSIPNGSGLGIKPVSKSGSQRHIRKAIEHAKRLSGDKRHVTLVHKGNIMKYTEGAFRDWGYELAVNEFREDCITERESWILDNIQKNPEITIENNARKIEPGFDKLTNNKKAFICEEIKEVIASISNSHGDGKWRELILVDDRIADSIFQQIQTRPQEYSILATLNLNGDYVSDAAAAIVGGLGMAPGANIGDNAAIFEATHGTAPKHAGLNKINPGSVILSGVMMLEYFGWDEAANLITNGLSKAIEQKKVTYDLARLMEPKVEPLSCSSFAEEIISNF
- a CDS encoding four-carbon acid sugar kinase family protein; amino-acid sequence: MKLVVIDDDPTGSQTVHDCLLLIKWDCSTLVKGFESKSNLFFILANTRSLSENDAKLTIEEICTNLKTVIASLAYKEEIIFISRGDSTLRGHNFLEPNVLNSCLGPCDATFHIPAFIEGKRLTINGSHFVDKTPISQTIFAKDKIFGYETSNVKNLLFQQSKSQINFEDIQNLLLSDIEMLNDEENNIVFKTLKNLKNNKHVIVDVENYSQLKKFSLVIKKLIKQKKFLFRTAASFISSISEKESVSKSEMFFSNLRIRNKEKSFLPGLIIVGSYVELSTIQLNNLLEISNCNPVELDVFEFFKITSSDNNQKRRNLFKNKFLKEIRFSFEKGKTPVLFTSRKFMSLDSSKLFNFYNLLACFIAELVADLKYEIGYLISKGGITTNLILSNGLNADYVYLEGQILTGISVVTYNLKNEKLPIVTHPGNIGTKDSLVNIWKVFENKNNF
- a CDS encoding galactose mutarotase — encoded protein: MQTKLSNKDQGIFVFQLDQNNYIKFCPERGGIITNWISDGKEILYFDEKRFMDKTKSIRGGIPILFPICGNLNTSTSVFGKEYLQLTQHGFARDLQWQHSFNDHEKSLCLFLNESKKTKKYYPFDFELRIEVNLKINCLEFEITIYNKTDNAMPINFGLHPYFNVSDFKNLEFIDNPRNCHDQERNIISNTLDELNKINLGVDLLMYTSGRSSFRDKVFNREVTLNHPYPFDLGVIWSDPPRRMICLEPWTSPRNSFVDGFRNIMIPSNDSKRLNASIQINSLK